acatgtgatagttcttttgtcacatttagtggttcccttacttttttctcacatttgatcgtttcatcctcacattgtacagttccaacatcacatgtgacagttcttttatcacattcaatggtttccttatttttttttttctaacatttgaCGATTCCAACGTCACATtttgcagttccaacatcacatatgatagttcttttgtcacatttagtggttctcttacttttttctcacatttgacagttccatctTTACATTAcgcaattccaacatcacatgtgacagttcttttctcacatttggtggttcccttacttttttctcacatttgacagtttcatcctcacattatacaattccaacatcacatgtgaaagttcttttctcacatttggtggttctcttactttttttctcacatttgacggtttcatcgtCACATTGGGCaattccaatatcacatgtgataattcttttgtcacatttagtgattcccttacttttttctcatatttgacggTTCTATCTTCACtttgtgtagttccaacatcacatgtgacagttcttttctcacatttggtggttcccttacttttttctcacatttgacggctccaccctcacattgtgtagttccaacatcacatatgactattcttttgtcacattcggtggtttccttattttttttctcacatttgacggctccattctcacattatgtagttccaacattacatatgacaattcttttgtcacatttagtggttcccttattttttttttcatattttacgGTTCCATCTTCATATTGTgtagttctaacatcacatgtagcagttcttttctcacatttgatgattctcttacttttttctcacaattAATAGTTCCATACTCACATTGTacagttctaacatcacatgtgacagttcttttctcacatttggtgatttccttattttatttctcacatttgacggttccatcttcacattgtgcaattccaacatcacatataacagtttttttgtcacattcagttgtttctttatttttttttctcacatttgacaatttcatcatcacattgtgcaattccaacatcacatgtaacggttcttttgtcacattaaGTGGTTccattacttttttctcacattagacggttttattttcacattgtgtagtttccacattacatgtgacagtttgttctcacatttggtgattctcttacttttttctcacatttgatagtttcatcctcacattgtgcagtcccaacatcatatgtgacagttttttctcacatttggtggttcccttacttttttctcacatttgacggttccatcctcacattgtataGTTCCATcatcacatttgacaattcttttgtcacatttggtggttcccttatttttctcTCACATTCGACAGTTCCATTAttacattgtgcaattccaatatcacatttgacagttcttttattacatatagtggttcctttatttttatttttttctcaaatatgaTAGTTTCATTATCATATTAAGTACTACCAACATCACATCTGCTCTATTTGtgtcacatgtgacagttcttcaCATTGGGTgtttcccttacttttttctcacatttaacagTTCCTTcttcacattgtgtagttccaacatcatatgtgacaattcttttgtcacattcgatggttcctttttttttttttcctcacatttgacgatttcattattatattgtacaatttcaacatcacatgtgataattcttttctcacatttggtggttccttacttttttttctcacatttgatgctTTCATCCTCATATtttgcagttccaacatcacatttgatagttcttttgtcacattcggtggtttccttatttttttctcacatttgacggtttcatccccacattgtgcagttctaacatcacatttgacaattattttgttacatttagtggttcctttatttgtttctcaaatttgatggttttattatcacattgtgcagttccaatatcaaTTTTGACAGTTCTTCTGTCACATATaatggttcctttatttttttctcaaatttgatggttccattctTAAATGTTTACTGAAAATGCTATAGATTTGACACAATTTTTTGGGAACTAATATACGAAACCAAtacaattttctattaataacCCTTGCACCATAACATAGTGTTAAGATTGACCATAACATTTAATCTGAAGCTTCATTGAGTGCATAAAAGCATGATTTGGCATCCTCTTTCACTATGAAGTTCTTGAATTCCCTTATCTTGGCTAACCATGCTGCCCATAAAATGGCCATTACTTCTATCATTAAAGGACTACTGGAATTAAACTTTTTTGTCCAAGCTTTAAGATAGACTGCATTTCATCTCAagctatttctctctctctctctctctctctctctctctctctctctctctcttacttagTGAGTTTTAGAATCTCTCTCACCCTTTGCATTTGAgatcttttaaaatattttgaaattttcaatttcatattttaataaaaagatattggaTTGTATAAAGAGTCTCAATCTCTCTCACTATCTTTACCTCTCCAAGTAAATCTTTCAAATGGATGGCTCAAATTGTCATTGTTTGTCAATTTTAGTGAAacacttgataaaaatgtcctATGAGTTCCAAAATATCATCATTGTTGTCTCAAAGCTAGAGAAATGctttagattattttttttatttgataatgaaattaaagGGCAAATGGgtcaaataatattttatcattctattccaaaaaaatatccTTAAGCAAACGtgagaaatcaaatcaaaagaataTAGAAGATGGTTTAATATGATTCATGAAGAGATAATAAACgaacaaaaattcattgtggTTGATACCATAGACAGAGAAGGTTATCGCACCTACACTTTTATCTTATTACAAACTACAaatgtcaaaactcaaaattgaaGGTTGTGTATTATCTAGATGATGTGTACAATGCTCCTGTTTGCTAATAGATAAAGACTCACATTCACACTTATACAAAGCATTGTCATTTGAGAGgctgaatgaaaaaaaaaaaaaaaaaatccaatagctctattttttattgctttaaataatttaaaacattgtTGTGTATTATCTTTTGAAAGCACTAGCTTTGCTGCCAACTTGTATCGAAAAAGTTCCCACAAGTCCTCCTACAAAATAATGAGACgtgtaattaaaaattattccACAACAATGGAACCAAATCTTAATATAATTCTCtcttctaaaatagaaaaaagaaacaaacataaATTTATTAGGCATACCTGTATAAGTGCaccaatattaaaaaaagaattctgCAAGGAAGGAGCCATAAGAACCTGCTTCATAATGGATATCAAAAGTTGTCCTGCACAAATATTCCGTTAAGATGGATATCAAAAGTTGAGACGTTATAAGAGCTTTGTATAGAAAGTGGTTTTGCACTTACATAACATGAATTTCCTTTCATCTTTCATGTAGTCTTGAATTCATATGGTTGCTTAACTTTACGATAAAGGCATAAAGTTATAATCTAGACTTTGTTTGacatctataaaaaaaacatataaattcattaaattagaATTTTCTATGTGCTAAGTTGAATGCTTGatggtaacaaaaaaaaataacaaatagataataGTCAAGGAAAAAGCATATAGAGTCATAAAGAAGACAAAACTACATTATCGGTCCCTGAACTCAATTATTGAAACCAAGTTCCTTGTTTTAttctaatttcttatttttgatatctCTTATTTCTAGGAAATCTGGAGTGCCCCTAGAAGAAAATATTGTTGCATAGGAAGAACTGAACACCAATGCTTTCTCATAACAATATTATCCTGAAGAGGTTTTTCAGAACCAAGAAAAAGATGGACTACTCAGTACAAATAGAAGGTGACATCTCCTTATTCCTTTAGAATCTAAAATTGGTCTCCACTAATTACTAGAGCATTAGAGAaaagcttcattttttttcttttttcccacaGAGTTACTTTCCATTTATTAGACTTCTTAATATTATatagttgaaaattttcattttttgcacTCACTAGATCTAGAAATCAAAGTTCATATGATACAAATGTTTAAGAATGTATATGTTAGTccatctaaattttgaaatatatattaagaaattaagGTGAAAACTATTGTAAAGTTCTATGTGATGTGGTTTTAGTGTTGCTTGAGTccttgttttgttgttttagaTGCCTATGTAGTCCCTTTATCCACTGTTTCTTTTCTAGGAATATGAAGGAAATATTAAGACATATTTCAATGAAATGATTTTTTAGCAAGATCTCTAGCAGTACATCTAATAGCTGGTTCTGGATTTCAGTAGTTCTGAGTTAGGACAAAAACAACTCTTTTGATCTCTGTTAAACTAATTGCCTTTGTTTCACTAGTACTCAGTCTCTAAAGCAAAATGCCAGGATAATATTTCACTTAAAAGGACAAAGATGTTGGAATCCCAATGTATTTAGGTTATCATTTTTAAGTCCAAAGTTATTGCtaattcatataaaaatgataGAAAGACAATTGTCTCATATCgttctatattttgtttctaGTGGATTTCAGAATTGAAAGACACGAGTTTTGGCATATTGACAATTAAAGAATTTTGGTCTCAAGTTGCAGTTTTTAAATTACTACAACATTGATAAGAGTAATAGAAAAAGATGCTACTAAATGGCAAGCTGCAACGGGctaacaaaaaattaagttttaataGTTTTAATTCTTTCCCTAGCAATGTGGCTTCTTCCTTGGGTGATTTAGATCCTTGTGCATCGGCCTAAACCTTCTGCATTGTGCCCCTTTGGAAGAAACTATACCACATCTTTATctgtattcttcttctttttatattcaatGGAAGAGGGAGGATGGTTCCACCATCCATCCCACCTCCATTATTCAAGGATGAGAATTTGACATTGTTTTCATGTCTTTTGAATTATAATTTGTCCCCATTTTTGAACTTTGTATAGTTTCCACTTTCCACTGTGTTTTTCCCATTCTAAATCATTTATTTATGCCAATACTTGTATTATAAATCAACAAATTCTTAACAAAACTAAACCAGCGTAGTTTTGATCCTTACCAGTAGatacaaacccacaaaaaatcaaaaacaaatcaaacaaaactaacagacaaatcaaaaaaaataaaataaaataaacgaaaccccaaaaaaatcataaacaaatcaaatgaaacCCACAGAGGCACAAATAAACCTAGACAATCCTATCAATATTTTGCGATTCAAATCTACAATTGATGGAAGAGATAGAATTCATGGCATGCAAACAGATCACTAGGGTTTTTCCCTAAGTTCAACAAATATAGAGGAAAAGGGTTAAGAATCAAAATCCCTAAATGAATGCTATAAGAAATAGAGACTCTAGATTGTAAAGACACAGGATGCCAAAAAATAGATTCAGTGATTAACCTAAGAACATCAGCAATGAAAGTTGGAGAAAAGAGACACCGAGATGCGAGAGAAGAACTTGCTTCAGTCAAATCAGATGAGAtgtgagagaagaagaagcagaaccAGAACCAGAACCGaacgttttctttttctttttcggttTTATATGTTAACCTGATTGGCCGATAACTGATATCCTATTAAAATTACATAAACGGCTAAGATTAAAATACGTAAATCTAATGGCTAAAACTTATGTGGGTACCGTACCCCTTAAAAAAGAGAGGGGGTATAGGAGAATGACCCCTCAGTAGAATAAGTAACGGTGACTTGATCAAAAAGGATAATAACTAATAATGGTAACATGTCACTTATGGGAGAATAGCAAgatatctcttattcaataaaaaaacagTGTCCCCATCAATTCAAGTCAAGCATTCCGAAGAGTCAAGACTCCGAGTGGCTTTCCCTGTTTATTTATAGGTTGTTTCTATCATCATTCTTTTATTATCTCTTGCAAGGCGATGTTATATATAGGAaagtattattatatataatatttttacaacaaatcataaatggtAAGTTAATAACATTtctaatttaaatatatctacttttttttttttatttgttcatcaataacaacctgtcacATTGTAAAAGTGTTATGCAAATATTATTTCTCCTATATAAATAAGTAATATAACCCATCATATTTTCAGTTGcaaccatctctctctctctctctctctctctctctctctcacatagaTAATATGGAAGCTCACAAATTGAGAGGCGTTATGTATGGGCTAGCAGTAGTAGTCCCAGTGATAATGTTGCTTCAAAACCTAGTGTTGGGTGCAACAGATGAGTGTGTTTATTCGGGTATCATAAACCTTGGAGACTCGAATTCTGACACAGGAGGTTCATCAGCAGCATTTGGACAAGCCCCATATCCACATGGAGAGACCTTTTTCCATGCCCCTGTTGGTCGCTTATGTGATGGCCGTCTCATCATTGATTTtataggttttctttttctttttctttttcttttataatattaatCTTTTAATTAGCACTATTTGATATACTTTGCACCATAGCAAATCACTCTTCAGAACCACcattcaaaatttcataaatttttttttttacaagaaaattttcttaactTCAAATATATTGTATTTCTGTCAATTTGCATCGAGCACCAAGgcatggttttttattttattttaatagcaTTGACGACATAGGAGAAAATAGACTAAATAGTGTAGAAAGTAGAAAACACTtctcatttgtttatttattttaatagcaCTGACGGCATAgaagaaaatagatttttttattttttaagaataataagtattttaactcacatagaagaaagagaagatttaaaaaaaattaatagtggTATATATCTCAAAAAATCTAACTAGTGTAGAAAGCAAACACGCttctcatttattttccttctgtCAGAATTCACTAAAATAACATGGccaaaagtgaaaaattattaggaTTTATCAGTAAAAAAGAAGTGAGAtatttgcaaaagaaaaaaaaaataatgaaagaaagaaacgCCATGCTACTTTGGCTGTAGAGTGGAGACCACGTGAAGCGCATTTTGATTAGTTTATCTTTAAAGTTCTTTTAATCGGGACATCATCAACCGACACTCCGtataaaaacaaggaaaaacataaataaagacCACCGCCAAGCCCCCATCTTTTGAAAGATattatttcaatatatttttactttgtaAATAACTACTCCCTGCaccattaatttatttaaaaaggaaatattAATAATGGTAGGactaatttgtaatttttgatgAAATTAGAGGGTTGGCTGCTTAGATTAAAGTGTAAGAAGCATATTATAAACCAAGTAATAATTAGAAGACTCATATGTTAGGGAGATTTGGGATATTTGTTACAAATGCACATTTGAGTGCGGAATAATATTGGTTTTATATTTCTTCCTAACTATGTATGTCGCCAATAGTTTCTTACAAGGTGACCCACTTTTTGTATCCATTTTAATTTAGCTTTTTAAAAGTAAGAAGTAATGATATATGTCAGATATTTTAATGCTAAAAATAGTATCATCTTATTTGGTAAaagtatttaaatatagtttttttttttttttcaattcataaaatggtgggtcccacatagggatgacaatttttccccgccccgcttaACCCACCCCGCCCTACCTCTCCCtgtccccgccccgccccgccccgcattaCTAAagattataattgtaaatttttcataccctaaaaccctactatttaaacaaacatattaatattagcatattttattctacccaatgtgattctctgcttttattttgttatgtgttatactatgaggtttttatttatttatttatttatttatttttaatgattgtcttgttaaacacttggatatattattcaattttttctaaaagttgatttgatttgatgggataaatttagttgtaatttcaagtatatttttattaatgaaataggtttcattaaaaaaaattgtactaattgtagggcaaattaacaaaaagtagagttttacggggtgGGGCAGGACTTCGTGGGGccccaaggggcggggatggggtgagaaagtattCCCCGTCATGcagggcggggcggggatggggcaagacaaaaccatgcagggcggggacgaagaccccatccttcggccctgccctgccccattgccatccctagtcccacacttgaatttatttatttattttatttgagaaacacacacacacatatatatgagGAAGGggatgaaataaagaaatatacTCACACGCCAACACCAAAACTGTATgaattgaatttattgtttggctaatattttctaaatacaattttcaaaaaactatatcCTTTTTTCCCGATTTAGAACAGGATcttgaaaacagtttttttttttttttttttttttgagagtcgGATTTTGAAAACAGTTAAAGGAGTGTTTTCAagatatagaaaatatttataatgaCCCCACATAACTCTTTTATCTATTAAAATAATGGACCCCACATAACTCTTTTATCTATTAAATTAAGGAGCTTATCTTTATCCCAAAAAATTCacaccctttaaaaaaaatttaaaaaattaatctataGATTTTACACATtgctttttgtaattttttttttaaaaatctcaaaaatagaaatggtctcccaaacaaatttttttttttagtattttgaagaTCGTTGGGAGCCAaacatgtaaaatataaaaattattatctaaaaactagtttcaagttcaattttttgaaaattgtttttatattgttttgaaaacaaaaacaaaattcctcCTATCAATCAGACCTCTAAGCATTGTGTTAGACATATTGGATTAAAATTAATTGGAGTGGGAGAAATGAAAgaaagtgtatttaaaaaaaaaaaaaaaactaatttaaggACGAAAACGAATTTTTAAACAAAGTTTAGGGGGGCAAAAACAATAACTTGTCCTTTTATGTTACATTGGTTCAATGAGATACCTAATGGCTTTCTATTTTCTAATAaggtaacaaattaaaatcctataatttcaaaagaaacaaattaaactttcaacttatattaaaatttaaacacagTTTTGTTCCACTTAAATGGTTTGAGGTTTAATTTGttaagatttgaaattttagggttcaatttgttatttttgaaactataagatgtaatttgttactttttaaaacttcataatttaaattgttACTTCATAAACtataaggtttaatttgttacactcTTAAACTAtaagatttaaatttaaattttcttaattatcgACTTTTATAACGTTTACTTATTTGATTGGGGTATTTCAGCTGAGAGCCTAGGACTACCATATTTGAATGCTTTCCTTGATGCTGTTGGATCCAACTTCACTCATGGGGTCAACTTTGCTACTGCTGGATCCATCATATTACCCCAAACTAGAACTCTTAAGCAAAGTGGTTTTAGTCCTATCTCTTTGGATGTTCAGTGGGCTCAATTCAATGATTTCCATCGTAGAACccaaattttttgtcaaaaaggTAATGAAATTCACATTTTGGTTCAATTTTACATGCTTATgctttactaataataaaatcaatggCATTCTTATTATGAATCTTTTGGATGCTGCCTTGCCTAGAAAGCATTTTTCAGGAATTATTGCCCAAGCCAGAATTATTTTCTCGTGCTTTATATACAATCGATATTGGTCAGAATGATTCGACATCATCCCTTTTCCTTAACAAGTCTACCGATCAAGTTAAAGCAGTTGTTCCTGTAATTATGGATCAGTTCAAAAATATCGTTAAGGTATGCGGATATAATGTTTTTGAATCATGATTGATGCTTTATATATAGACCTACtcgtgtgaaaaatattttaactctCCAAATTGGTTTGGATGAATGCTTTTCGGTGGGTTttaattagctcaattggtGAATAAGGGATTTAAGGATCAATTCCTGCTTATACCAAAATTAATTGGTATTTTGatctaaatataaaaactatCATCGAGAGCAGACGTTATAGGttaaaattatctataaaaataaataaataaataaataaaacgaaTACTTCCatcatataaaatatatatatatatatatatatagatagatagatcgTGAATGAATGGgtctttattattataagtGACGTTGAGATCATGTTAGCTTTATTTTGGGTTAGGAATAGAATATGTTAAAATTgaagttaaatgattaaatttatcattttccaatcctttaattttttttacaagaattagtaattttaaataaataaataataaagaatctcacatgttagaattatgaataaatttttaaattcaagATGATTTTCTTGTAATGGTTTAGGATTTTGAGAGATTTCATTTATCTCAAtggaaaattgattttgatgtacTTTAATTAAATGTACATggttggtatatatatatatatatggtcaaGGAGAAAGGTCATTCTGGATACATAATACGGGTCCCGTTGGTTGTTTGGCGTACGTATTGGTACGACTGCCAGTCGAAGCCGAACAATTGGACCATTTTGGATGTGCAACTCCTTTCAATGATCTTGCTCAACATTTCAATAGTAAATTAAAAGAAGCTGTTGTTCTACTTCGAAAGGATCTTCCACTTGCTGCATTCACCTATGTTGATGTTTACTCGGTGAAGTACAATCTCTTTACTCAAACAAAGAAACTTGGTAAGCCCTCCATATATCCCCCATAAATGAAtaaatgatatgatatgatttttgAGCTTTCTCAATTTTCAATTCTCAATTTCCAATTTCTTGGCTTATATAACTATTCTCTCgtctaattttataatttgttgattTGTGTAATGGTGAGTAGTCATTATAAAGTGATGGGTCGTATTAGACATAAAATATTCACTATTTCTAATCACATAAGCCaacaaattgtgaaattgaatatttaattgGTTGTATTTCTAGAAATATTCATTGACTTATTCTAATAATGTTAAGCAAGAGACCTCATGTATACTAATTAAGGATACCTTTTGAGTTAGAAattaagatggtaaaataacTAATTAAGGATTGGGAAGCACATGATTCCAAATCTTCTTTCCCACAAGGGAACATCCACCAcagcatttttccttttacaatCATCAACTTTCTTACCTCCTCAATCGGTTGGCTAACTTTAATCTTTAagtggaaaattattgtgtacttctggagtaccataaatgcgtactcccttctctcacatgaatggtgggtcccactaattaaattcatgggggacccaccattcatgtgagagaagggaatacgcatttatggtacttgaGGAGtaactaataattttcctcTTTAAGTAGCCtcacttgattttgattttcaaaGACTTTTAATACTTTAaccattacattttttttttctcagatcCTTTTCCCTCTCGAGTAAGTTGTAATGTAATATTACATGCATCATAATGCATTAGCCAAATGGACAGTCAATTCTTTGTTGGAAAGTGAATTGCTTGGGAGGTGGTGGGGTGCTCTCTCGGTGAtacactattttattttgattcatgACTTCGTAAttggttggtttttttgttttctgggGGATTTGTTGGTTTCTTTCatgttttcttaatttcttgTTCAATGTACGTAATTGGGTTATACTCTTATCTTTCTCTTGATATATATGGTttctattaagaaaaaaatgatactAAGTACCTTATTGACACTATGTTCATGAaagattaaataataaatgatatatatagttttttatatttttgataaggAGTTGAACTATAAGATTCTTGATAATGTGTAATGTCTAGATCAAGGGAGTCGATttcgtaccgtaccggccggtatatACCGTATTGGCAAGCAAACCGATACATATGACCCTCCTGTTTCGTACCGAAAAAAATACCGACCGTATAGTCATGTACTAGCCGTACCGGCCAATTTTgggcaataccggccggtacTAAGCATACTACGGGCCGGTacagaaaaaaagtttttttttttttttttttttaagttttgtaatttttgaatttttgttagggcagaatagtaacttatttgcattaacttattaatattatttgttttcttagtatgcaatggtaacttttaagctttctatttttcatattgtgtttttttttttcttttaattgatactaaagtccaaaaccatgaataattagttctgaattgaggaaatgttttatggtaaacttttatatttattataatatatatatacacgcacacacgcacacatacatacatatttatatatatatatatatatatatatatatatatataaaatagcagTAAACTTGAAATGGTACatcggtatccgaaatatatcgtatcactggccaaaccggtacagcctctggtacggtattgactccctTAGTCTAGAttaagttatataattaattcttcttaaaaaaaggTTATATAATTAATTGCAGTGTGTAATTCttaactttaatatattatatatatatatatatatatatatatatatatatattatactactacaaattaaatataattttctagTCCAAACCGAATTTATGAAGAATTattgatttcataattttcaaagATTTAGTGGAActtgtaaataattttaattattatagaTCCAAAGTTAAGCATTACAAGTTCCTTGAAagccaaataaaataaacttaattCAATCAGAGCTCGTGGTAGTAAGGGAAAATTGGAAATTGACACTAGTTTAACTGGAAGTCACATCTAagttgaacattttttttttataatttttttatgttagtATCAATATCTTTGTTTGTAACTATATATAACATGAAATTTTCAGGGTTTAAGGAATCACTGAAAACTTGTTGTGGTTATGGAGGCAAGTTAAACTACGACAAGGATGTGGTATGTGGAGCGACTAAAAAGGTGAAGGGCAAAGAAGTTTTAGTGGCGAAAGCATGCAAAGATCCATCAGTTTGGATTAACTGGGATGGTTTCCACTACACTGAGGCCGCTAACAAATATGTTTTTGATCAAATAGTTGGTGGTTCATTTTCTGATCCACCCATTCCAGTCAAATTGGCCTGCCATAGGCATTAATTTAAGCAGGGTTACCATATTTGCATGTGAGGTTTCTATTAATCTCATATTTTGAAAGCCTCgttagaaataaataaaaaataaatgctaaagGTATTTTAAATTCTTCACAATATAATATGACAATAACTGCAATTGATGATGAACTTTAATAACATAAttaatgaatatttgaattatttttttgtgattagtaaCATGTTACTTTGTAAGCCTA
The DNA window shown above is from Quercus lobata isolate SW786 chromosome 7, ValleyOak3.0 Primary Assembly, whole genome shotgun sequence and carries:
- the LOC115951673 gene encoding GDSL esterase/lipase At3g26430-like, which gives rise to MEAHKLRGVMYGLAVVVPVIMLLQNLVLGATDECVYSGIINLGDSNSDTGGSSAAFGQAPYPHGETFFHAPVGRLCDGRLIIDFIAESLGLPYLNAFLDAVGSNFTHGVNFATAGSIILPQTRTLKQSGFSPISLDVQWAQFNDFHRRTQIFCQKESIFQELLPKPELFSRALYTIDIGQNDSTSSLFLNKSTDQVKAVVPVIMDQFKNIVKDIYGQGERSFWIHNTGPVGCLAYVLVRLPVEAEQLDHFGCATPFNDLAQHFNSKLKEAVVLLRKDLPLAAFTYVDVYSVKYNLFTQTKKLGFKESLKTCCGYGGKLNYDKDVVCGATKKVKGKEVLVAKACKDPSVWINWDGFHYTEAANKYVFDQIVGGSFSDPPIPVKLACHRH